The following coding sequences lie in one Anticarsia gemmatalis isolate Benzon Research Colony breed Stoneville strain chromosome 16, ilAntGemm2 primary, whole genome shotgun sequence genomic window:
- the LOC142979419 gene encoding frizzled-10-like yields MARILCFLLFVWLVSADQEEVEGGKCEKIKLPLCQDLGYNWTAMPNLMGHKDQKEAEEAMVSFAGILSSGCSVHARFLLCSAFAPLCSEEVSGSVSACRALCETVVDDCKEQLKQMLPTVVLDCSAFPVRADRRLCMRPPNASELEPEPPPPSHWPFHDHEIRDHGCPPAHTRAPTGECWPACGQHARYSQGDKRKAEIWMNTLAWFSLLSTSFALLTFCAEPSRYRYPERPVVWMAACHAIVALAHVTRGWLGAKMVSCAGTTLAVDGLASPTCVAFFSLTYYFTLAADAWFANACVAWYLTAASEWSTEALERAAAYLHAVSWGWAGAWTAAALALRRVTADELTGTCGISDAAAAALVGVPRGALLVTSVALAIGACPGIMRVRRALDSRGAKRVGRLAARAAAAGLLYFVLAALGTGARVIEGRLRETQSGLALLVSLDAGKVEEGAGASGVSVMLCLSCGVAAGAWAWSRKSAAVWRRALCPPRKAPCCAPPLLRAHHPYYKRPLHVSRV; encoded by the exons ATGGCTCGGATTTTATGTTTTCTGCTGTTTGTGTGGCTGGTGTCTGCAGACCAGGAGGAGGTGGAAGGTGGCAAGTGCGAGAAGATCAAGTTGCCACTATGTCAGGATTTGGGATACAATTGGACTGCCATGCCCAACCTGATGGGCCACAAAGACCAGAAGGAAGCCGAGGAAGCG aTGGTATCGTTCGCGGGTATCTTGTCGAGCGGTTGTTCAGTGCACGCTCGCTTCCTGCTGTGCTCGGCGTTCGCGCCGCTCTGCTCCGAGGAGGTGTCGGGCTCAGTGAGCGCGTGCAGGGCGCTCTGTGAGACCGTCGTCGATGACTGCAAGGAACAGCTCAAACAAATGCTGCCAACCGTCGTGCTCGACTGTTCAGCTTTTCCCGTGAGAGCTGATCGAAGATTGTGCATGAGACCACCCAACGCCAGCGAGTTGGAGCCTGAACCTCCACCACCTTCCCACTGGCCGTTCCATGATCACGAGATTAGGGATCATGGGTGTCCGCCGGCACACACGAGAGCACCTACTGGAGAGTGCTGGCCGGCGTGCGGACAACACGCGCGGTACAGTCAGGGAGACAAGAGGAAAGCAGAGATCTGGATGAACACGTTGGCTTGGTTCTCACTCCTGTCAACGTCATTCGCGCTGCTAACCTTCTGCGCGGAGCCTTCAAGATACAGATATCCAGAGCGTCCTGTAGTTTGGATGGCCGCCTGTCACGCGATCGTCGCGCTAGCACATGTAACAAGAGGCTGGTTGGGCGCTAAAATGGTGTCCTGTGCCGGCACCACGCTAGCCGTCGACGGGTTGGCATCACCCACGTGTGTGGCGTTCTTCTCGCTGACATACTACTTCACGTTGGCGGCGGACGCGTGGTTCGCGAATGCGTGCGTAGCGTGGTACCTTACTGCTGCCAGTGAGTGGTCAACCGAAGCTCTGGAGCGTGCCGCAGCGTACCTTCACGCCGTGTCATGGGGCTGGGCCGGTGCATGGACGGCCGCCGCTCTCGCGCTGAGGAGAGTCACCGCTGACGAACTGACCGGAACTTGCGGAATCTCGGATGCGGCCGCTGCAGCGCTAGTCGGAGTTCCTCGAGGAGCATTACTGGTGACGTCGGTTGCGCTAGCTATCGGTGCCTGCCCTGGTATCATGAGGGTCCGACGAGCGTTAGACTCGCGAGGAGCGAAAAGGGTCGGTAGACTAGCAGCACGAGCTGCCGCGGCTGGATTGCTGTACTTCGTTCTAGCCGCGTTGGGCACCGGCGCGAGGGTGATCGAAGGTCGCTTGAGGGAAACTCAATCTGGACTCGCGTTGCTCGTAAGCCTGGACGCAGGGAAAGTGGAAGAAGGTGCGGGCGCTAGTGGCGTGTCGGTGATGTTGTGTCTGTCGTGCGGCGTGGCGGCGGGCGCGTGGGCGTGGTCGCGCAAGTCCGCGGCCGTGTGGCGCCGCGCGCTGTGTCCACCACGCAAGGCTCCGTGCTGCGCCCCGCCGCTGCTGCGGGCGCATCACCCCTACTACAAGCGGCCGCTGCACGTGTCGCGCGTGTGA